In the genome of Raphanus sativus cultivar WK10039 chromosome 4, ASM80110v3, whole genome shotgun sequence, one region contains:
- the LOC108851206 gene encoding protein SCARECROW encodes MTVVDLEVLVRVIKCSNEATLTIIEKEEDELDRYCQYCPLVHSTTTTTKLSAFFGESSFSNTLPSKYNTLPFTCTPPPPPTTISVMVRKRLASEMSSLNNNQRPSPPRRVMPSLPPPPPPPPIDATTQPPTVWVDTIIRDLINSSTSISIPQLLQHVRDIIFPCNPNLSALLEYRLRSLILQEREISPLPETVTTTAETLLERKQETKRQNQDEEGLHLLTLLLQCAEAVSADNLQEANKLLLEISHLSTPYGTSPQRVAAYFSEAISARLLNSCLGIYAALPSPQTHSSKMVSAFQVFNRISPLVKFSHFTANQAIQEAFEREDSVHIIDLDIMQGLQWPGLFHILASRPGGPPRVRLTGLGTSLEALQATGKRLSDFADKLCLPFEFCPLAEKVGNLDAERLNVRKREAVAVHWLQHSLYDVTGSDTHTLCLLQRLAPKVVTVVEQDLSHAGSFLGRFVEAIHYYSALFDSLGASYGEESEERYVVEQQLLSKEIRNVLAVGGPSRRSGELKFESWREKIQQCGFKGISLAGNAATQAKLLLGMFPSDGYTLVDDNGTLKLGWKDLSILTASAWTPCCS; translated from the exons ATGACGGTTGTGGACCTTG AGGTGTTAGTAAGAGTCATTAAATGTAGTAACGAAGCGACACTCACAATAATTGAAAAGGAGGAAGACGAGTTAGATAGATACTGCCAGTACTGTCCTCTCGTCcactccaccaccaccaccactaagCTCTCCGCTTTCTTCGGGGAATCATCCTTCTCCAACACACTCCCTTCCAAATATAACACACTCCCCTTCACTTgtactcctcctcctcctcctactaCTATTTCAGTTATGGTGAGAAAGAGATTAGCTTCCGAGATGTCTTCCTTAAACAACAACCAACGTCCTTCTCCTCCTCGCCGTGTTATGCCTTCtctcccaccaccaccaccaccaccacctatCGACGCAACTACTCAGCCACCTACAGTCTGGGTGGACACCATCATCAGAGACTTAATCAACTCCTCAACTTCCATCTCCATCCCTCAGCTTCTCCAACACGTCAGAGACATCATCTTCCCTTGCAACCCTAACCTCAGCGCTCTCCTCGAGTACAGACTCCGTTCTCTCATTCTTCAAGAAAGGGAGATCTCTCCACTGCCTGAGACAGTAACCACCACCGCAGAGACATTACTAGAGAGAAAACAAGAGACCAAGAGACAGAACCAAGACGAGGAAGGTTTACATCTTCTCACACTGCTCCTACAATGCGCTGAAGCTGTCTCGGCTGACAACCTCCAAGAAGCAAACAAACTCCTCCTCGAGATCTCTCACCTCTCGACTCCATACGGAACATCCCCGCAAAGAGTCGCCGCTTACTTCTCCGAAGCAATCTCAGCTCGCTTACTCAACTCCTGTCTCGGTATCTACGCCGCGTTGCCTTCACCGCAGACTCACAGCTCGAAGATGGTCTCCGCGTTCCAGGTGTTTAACAGGATAAGCCCTTTGGTGAAGTTCTCGCACTTTACAGCTAACCAAGCGATTCAAGAAGCGTTTGAGAGAGAGGACAGTGTCCACATCATCGATTTGGACATCATGCAGGGACTTCAGTGGCCTGGTTTGTTTCACATACTTGCTTCTAGACCAGGTGGACCTCCTCGCGTGCGTCTCACGGGACTTGGTACCTCCTTGGAAGCTCTTCAGGCTACTGGGAAACGTCTTTCGGATTTTGCTGATAAGCTCTGCTTGCCTTTTGAGTTCTGTCCTTTAGCTGAGAAAGTTGGTAACTTGGATGCTGAGAGACTCAATGTGAGGAAAAGAGAAGCTGTTGCTGTTCACTGGCTTCAACATTCTCTTTATGATGTTACTGGCTCTGATACACACACTCTCTGCTTACTCCAAAG ATTAGCTCCTAAAGTGGTGACAGTAGTGGAACAAGACCTCAGCCATGCTGGTTCTTTCTTAGGAAGATTTGTGGAGGCAATACATTACTACTCGGCGCTGTTTGATTCTTTAGGAGCTAGCTACGGAGAAGAGAGTGAAGAGAGGTATGTGGTGGAGCAGCAGCTACTGTCTAAAGAGATAAGGAATGTTTTAGCTGTTGGAGGACCGTCGAGGAGGAGCGGTGAGTTGAAGTTTGAGAGCTGGAGGGAGAAGATTCAGCAATGCGGTTTCAAAGGGATATCATTGGCTGGGAATGCAGCTACGCAAGCGAAGCTTTTGCTGGGAATGTTTCCATCAGATGGGTATACATTGGTTGATGATAATGGTACGCTTAAGCTTGGATGGAAAGATTTGTCTATACTCACTGCTTCAGCTTGGACTCCTTGTTGTTCTTAG